From a region of the Lactuca sativa cultivar Salinas chromosome 4, Lsat_Salinas_v11, whole genome shotgun sequence genome:
- the LOC111881968 gene encoding uncharacterized protein LOC111881968 yields the protein MDQITFSYTSSSSSSNDHPPKTISSSRLSYHNSLHTVRKAIQKPTSKHFIAPLPPTPPKVYKVDSSNFKETVHALTSDTKYQSSSVRRLKDIAPPPLVLSTVPKPSLFPRPLPPSEGGGNVSPLSALTLSPDFCKFLNETLDTTRFKSKSPVIDYFAGLSPLGLSLSPVTRGYDPSGVALMSTFGLSLSPSSLSWCSSLLLSPSTLSGITQNPIL from the coding sequence ATGGATCAAATTACTTTTTCCTACACTTCATCTTCGTCTTCTTCCAACGACCATCCACCAAAAACAATCAGCTCCAGCCGACTATCATATCATAATTCTCTCCATACAGTTCGCAAAGCTATACAAAAACCCACCTCCAAGCATTTCATAGCACCATTACCACCCACCCCACCTAAAGTTTACAAAGTTGATTCTTCCAACTTCAAGGAAACTGTTCATGCACTCACTAGCGACACCAAATATCAATCATCATCTGTACGCCGCCTAAAGGACATCGCTCCGCCACCTCTTGTCCTCTCAACGGTACCAAAACCGTCTTTATTTCCCAGACCACTTCCACCATCAGAAGGTGGAGGAAACGTCAGCCCCTTATCGGCCCTCACTTTGTCCCCAGATTTCTGCAAATTCTTGAATGAAACACTGGATACCACTAGGTTTAAGTCAAAGTCACCTGTGATAGATTATTTCGCGGGTTTGAGTCCACTGGGGTTAAGTTTGTCGCCCGTGACACGTGGTTATGATCCATCTGGGGTTGCACTCATGAGCACTTTTGGGTTAAGTTTATCTCCATCGTCACTATCATGGTGTTCTTCGCTACTTTTGAGCCCCAGCACCCTTTCGGGGATTACTCAAAACCCCATTCTTTAG